Proteins encoded within one genomic window of Rossellomorea vietnamensis:
- the leuB gene encoding 3-isopropylmalate dehydrogenase — protein MKRKIAVLPGDGIGQEIMDGALEVLKAVGDWFGHEFEVEKGFIGGSAVDRFGTPVPPETIKLCKESDAVLLGAVGGPKWEHLPKEIRPEKGLLAIRKEFDLFANLRPVKAFESLLGASPLKREIVEEVDLVIVRELTGGLYFGQPSGRQGKRDEVAVDTLVYEKSEIERIVHKAFKLAQKRKKKLTSVDKANVLETSRMWREVVNEVSGEYPDVEVEHMLVDVAAMKLMYQPKQFDVLVTENMFGDILSDEASMITGSLGMLPSASLRGDSFGLYEPVHGSAPDIAGKGKANPLAMILSVAMMLRHSFGLKEEAEMIEMGVQEVLNAGYRTGDLWTMGRGTVVGTGAMSQLVVERLEADHALSSILAAYL, from the coding sequence ATGAAGAGAAAAATCGCTGTACTACCAGGAGACGGTATCGGTCAAGAGATTATGGACGGGGCATTAGAAGTACTGAAGGCAGTGGGTGATTGGTTCGGTCATGAATTCGAAGTCGAGAAAGGATTCATCGGGGGATCGGCCGTTGATCGCTTCGGTACACCGGTACCTCCTGAAACGATCAAGCTTTGTAAAGAGAGCGATGCCGTCCTATTAGGGGCAGTCGGAGGACCGAAATGGGAGCACTTGCCGAAAGAAATCCGTCCTGAAAAAGGGCTCCTGGCCATCCGAAAAGAGTTCGACCTTTTCGCGAATCTGCGCCCGGTGAAGGCATTTGAAAGTTTACTGGGGGCATCCCCGCTTAAACGGGAGATTGTGGAAGAAGTAGATTTGGTGATTGTCAGGGAGCTGACGGGTGGATTGTATTTCGGTCAGCCGTCCGGCCGCCAGGGGAAGCGGGATGAAGTGGCCGTTGACACCCTGGTCTATGAAAAAAGTGAAATTGAACGGATCGTCCATAAAGCATTCAAGCTGGCTCAGAAACGCAAGAAAAAACTAACGTCCGTCGACAAGGCAAACGTTCTGGAAACCAGTCGAATGTGGCGTGAAGTCGTGAACGAAGTGTCCGGTGAATATCCGGATGTAGAAGTCGAACACATGCTTGTGGATGTCGCAGCCATGAAGCTGATGTATCAGCCGAAACAATTCGACGTGCTTGTGACCGAGAACATGTTCGGTGACATTCTGAGCGACGAAGCTTCCATGATCACAGGCTCACTTGGGATGCTTCCTTCCGCCAGTTTAAGAGGGGATTCATTCGGTCTTTACGAACCGGTTCACGGATCCGCCCCTGATATCGCCGGAAAAGGAAAAGCCAATCCACTGGCTATGATTCTATCGGTTGCCATGATGCTTCGCCATTCCTTCGGCTTGAAAGAAGAAGCGGAAATGATCGAAATGGGGGTCCAGGAAGTCCTGAATGCAGGTTACCGGACAGGAGATCTTTGGACGATGGGACGCGGTACCGTCGTCGGAACGGGTGCCATGAGTCAGCTGGTCGTAGAGCGTCTGGAAGCGGATCATGCCTTGTCCTCCATCCTGGCAGCGTACTTGTAA
- a CDS encoding 2-isopropylmalate synthase has protein sequence MRTIEIFDTTLRDGEQSAGVNLNTIEKIEVAKQLERLGVDVIEAGFPAASKGDFDAVQRIGSTIKNSSVTGLARAQQRDIDAVWESLKGTAEPRLHVFLATSPIHMTHKLKMTPDQVIDTAVQAVQYAKKFFPVVQWSAEDACRSDLNFLVKIMERVIDAGASVINLPDTVGYITPHKYGELFRYVRENVPNIGGVKLSAHCHDDLGMATANSLAAIENGADQIEGTINGIGERAGNAALEEVAVALRIREDFYGATTRLKLDEIKKTSSLVSKLTGMRVPANKAVVGDNAFAHESGIHQDGVLKEKTTYEIITPELIGVNSNRLVLGKHSGRHAFKNKAVELGFDLTDEKLNEAFHTFKDLADKKKEIVDEDLFSILTNKQTEMTEGVGFTLERMQVQYGMDNIPTATIELKFEDGNVTRLASTGSGSVEAIYNTIEKILPGKSKLLDYKINSVGGGRDALAEVYVRLEYDGENTSGRGTAQDVLEASARAYLNAVNRSAQRSHSRGKEAVQASL, from the coding sequence GTGCGAACCATTGAGATCTTTGACACGACTCTACGGGACGGAGAACAGTCAGCGGGCGTAAATCTGAATACAATCGAAAAGATCGAGGTGGCGAAACAGCTGGAGAGACTCGGGGTGGACGTCATTGAAGCTGGATTTCCTGCAGCTTCAAAAGGGGATTTCGATGCCGTGCAGCGGATCGGTTCCACCATCAAGAACAGCTCGGTAACAGGGCTTGCACGGGCGCAGCAGCGGGACATCGATGCCGTATGGGAATCCCTTAAAGGCACGGCGGAACCAAGGCTGCATGTTTTCCTTGCTACCTCCCCGATTCACATGACCCATAAGCTGAAGATGACACCGGATCAGGTCATCGATACGGCCGTCCAGGCGGTTCAGTACGCGAAGAAATTTTTCCCGGTCGTTCAGTGGTCGGCGGAAGATGCTTGCAGATCGGATCTCAATTTCTTAGTCAAAATCATGGAGAGGGTCATTGATGCCGGAGCTTCCGTCATCAATCTTCCCGATACGGTGGGGTATATCACCCCTCATAAATACGGAGAGCTGTTTCGATACGTAAGAGAAAATGTACCGAATATCGGCGGGGTAAAGCTATCGGCACACTGCCATGATGACCTTGGCATGGCGACAGCCAACTCCCTTGCAGCCATCGAAAACGGAGCCGATCAAATCGAGGGGACCATCAATGGAATCGGTGAACGTGCAGGGAATGCCGCCTTGGAGGAAGTCGCTGTTGCCCTTCGCATCCGTGAAGATTTCTACGGGGCGACGACCAGACTGAAGCTGGATGAAATCAAGAAAACAAGCTCTCTTGTCAGTAAGCTGACGGGGATGAGGGTACCGGCTAACAAAGCGGTTGTGGGGGATAATGCCTTCGCCCATGAATCTGGCATCCATCAGGATGGCGTATTGAAAGAGAAGACAACGTACGAAATTATCACACCGGAACTGATCGGAGTGAATTCCAACCGACTCGTTCTTGGAAAACATTCAGGACGTCACGCGTTCAAGAATAAAGCCGTCGAGCTGGGCTTTGACTTAACGGATGAAAAGTTGAACGAAGCGTTCCACACCTTTAAAGATCTTGCGGATAAGAAGAAGGAAATCGTCGATGAAGATCTCTTCAGCATCCTGACGAATAAACAGACGGAAATGACTGAAGGTGTCGGATTCACACTGGAAAGAATGCAGGTTCAATATGGGATGGACAATATCCCGACGGCTACGATCGAATTGAAGTTTGAAGACGGAAACGTCACCCGCCTTGCTTCAACGGGATCCGGAAGCGTGGAAGCCATCTACAATACCATCGAAAAAATCCTTCCGGGCAAGTCAAAGCTCTTGGATTACAAAATCAACTCAGTTGGTGGCGGCCGTGATGCCCTTGCCGAAGTGTATGTCCGACTGGAGTATGACGGTGAAAATACAAGCGGACGCGGAACCGCTCAGGATGTATTGGAAGCATCTGCCCGCGCGTATCTAAATGCTGTGAACCGGTCGGCACAGCGATCACACTCAAGAGGGAAAGAAGCGGTGCAAGCCAGCTTATAA
- the ilvC gene encoding ketol-acid reductoisomerase — protein sequence MVKVYYNGDVNEEVLKGKKVAVVGYGSQGHAHAQNLKESGFDVVVGLRKGKSWDQAEKDGFDVYSVREACEQAEVIMVLLPDEHQPKVYEAEIKPALSSGKALAFAHGFNIHFHQVVPPEDVDVFLVAPKGPGHLVRRTFEEGAGVPALFGVYQDASGQAAELALAYAKGVGAGRAGILETSFQEETETDLFGEQAVLCGGVTSLVKAGFETLVEAGYQKEVAYFECLHELKLIVDLMYEQGLEGMRYSISDTAQWGDFVSGPRVVNEETKARMKEVLTDIQTGKFAKGWILENQANRPEFNAINQRESQHPIEVVGRELRKMMPFVQKPSTKEKEVVASANH from the coding sequence ATGGTAAAGGTATATTATAACGGAGATGTGAATGAAGAGGTTCTAAAAGGGAAGAAAGTAGCGGTTGTCGGTTATGGCTCACAGGGTCACGCACATGCTCAAAATCTGAAGGAAAGCGGATTTGATGTTGTAGTGGGATTGAGAAAAGGAAAGTCGTGGGACCAGGCGGAAAAGGACGGCTTCGATGTCTACTCAGTGCGGGAAGCATGTGAACAGGCGGAAGTCATCATGGTCCTCCTTCCGGATGAGCATCAGCCGAAAGTGTATGAGGCAGAAATCAAGCCGGCCCTGTCATCAGGCAAAGCACTCGCATTTGCACACGGATTCAATATCCATTTCCATCAGGTCGTCCCTCCGGAAGATGTGGATGTCTTCCTTGTTGCCCCTAAAGGACCCGGACATCTTGTAAGAAGGACCTTTGAAGAAGGAGCCGGGGTACCTGCACTCTTCGGGGTTTACCAAGACGCTTCAGGTCAAGCTGCAGAACTGGCCCTGGCGTATGCCAAAGGTGTAGGCGCAGGACGTGCAGGAATCTTGGAAACATCCTTCCAGGAAGAAACAGAAACCGATCTCTTCGGGGAACAGGCAGTCCTTTGCGGAGGGGTGACATCCCTTGTGAAAGCAGGATTTGAAACACTGGTCGAAGCCGGTTATCAAAAAGAAGTCGCCTATTTCGAGTGTTTACATGAATTGAAGCTCATCGTCGACCTGATGTATGAACAGGGATTGGAAGGAATGCGCTATTCGATCTCAGACACGGCTCAATGGGGAGATTTCGTTTCAGGTCCAAGGGTCGTGAACGAGGAAACGAAAGCCCGCATGAAGGAAGTATTGACGGATATCCAAACAGGAAAATTTGCGAAGGGATGGATCCTGGAGAATCAGGCGAACCGTCCGGAATTCAACGCTATCAATCAGCGTGAAAGTCAGCACCCGATTGAAGTCGTTGGAAGAGAGCTTCGTAAAATGATGCCATTTGTACAGAAACCTTCAACTAAAGAAAAGGAAGTGGTAGCGAGTGCGAACCATTGA